Below is a genomic region from Gammaproteobacteria bacterium.
ACGGCAGCCCAAGGAAATACAACCCCGGCTCGCGGGTCACGCCGCGCACTTGGCCGGGATAGCCGCGGCCATCGAATACTGGGGCGTCGATGTAGCTGAAATCGATTTGGTATCCGATACACCAGAGCACCGACGTAATGCCGGCTT
It encodes:
- a CDS encoding FAD-dependent oxidoreductase, giving the protein AGITSVLWCIGYQIDFSYIDAPVFDGRGYPGQVRGVTREPGLYFLGLPWLYTWGSGRFSGIARDAGYLVERIKDRATGRKGMAVPAVA